From a single Poecilia reticulata strain Guanapo linkage group LG2, Guppy_female_1.0+MT, whole genome shotgun sequence genomic region:
- the LOC103475444 gene encoding traf2 and NCK-interacting protein kinase isoform X2, whose product MANDSPAKSLVDIDLASLRDPAGIFELVEVVGNGTYGQVYKGRHVKTGQLAAIKVMDVTEDEEEEIKLEINMLKKYSHHRNIATYYGAFIKKSPPGHDDQLWLVMEFCGAGSITDLVKNTKGNQLKEDWIAYISREILRGLAHLHAHHVIHRDIKGQNVLLTENAEVKLVDFGVSAQLDRTVGRRNTFIGTPYWMAPEVIACDENPDATYDYRSDLWSCGITAIEMAEGAPPLCDMHPMRALFLIPRNPPPRLKSKKWSKKFFSFIESCLVKNYTQRPPTEQLLKHPFIRDQPNERQVRIQLKDHIDRTKKKRGEKDETEYEYSGSEDEEEDPPEQEGEPSSIVNVPGESTLRRDFIRLQQENKERSEALRHQQLLQEQQLREQEEYKRQLLAERQKRIEQQKEQRRRLEEQQRREREMRRQQEREQRRREQEEKRRMEEMDRRRKEEEERRRAEEEKRRNDREQEYIRRQLEEEQRHLEKLQEQLLREQAMLLADERFRKNIQGSPQSAPPSKQPPLPPRSSEPYSNGGSASEASAMHRPMEPQVQWSHLAALKSSNSAAPSPPPPVVSRSQSFSESGGVSSSFAQLHLRSQDPHHHHHPLPVRPDPQPQPPLHHPQAQTRLERQTSGEEVPPKVPVRTTSRSPVLSRRESPLPSQPNQRSVGSNVEQRPLWDRVEKLQSRPGSGSSSGSNASSQASPGDRFRPRCESPASSKSEGSPLQRPENIPKKQEEKNSSRPTRPADLTALAKELRAVDDVRPPHKVTDYSSSSDDSGTTDEEDEEEVDQEAGEESTSGAEDSRTGRLSNGETDSAKTMLVEDLESEQATTPSKDGTLVIRQSTADTKRLVSLSSSSSSSPGSGPSQGFPEKNGFPGRIHHLPDLIQQSHHSPSSSAAILSSISMSMSPCSSSSSSSSFQSSSSQASPGMCSQIPLDELTAIESQSENNSMSKHKSSSSFTPFIDPRLLQISPSSGSSLNNMAGFGQEGRLADPLRSDPSRKGSVVNVNPVNTRPPSDTPEIRKYKKRFNSEILCAALWGVNLLVGTESGLMLLDRSGQGKVYPLINRRRIQQMDVLEGLNVLVTISGKKNKLRVYYLSWLRNKILHNDPEVEKKQGWVNVGDLEGCVHYKVVKYERIKFLVLALKNSVEVYAWAPKPYHKFMAFKSFGDLVHKPLLVDLTVEEGQRLKVIYGSCSGFHAVDVDSGAVYDIYLPTHIQTNIQCHAIIILPNTDGIELLVCYEDEGVYVNTYGRITKDVVLQWGEMPTSVAYIRSNQIMGWGEKAIEIRSVETGHLDGVFMHKRAQRLKFLCERNDKVFFASVRQGGASQVYFMTLGRSSLMSW is encoded by the exons GGACGACATGTCAAGACTGGACAGCTGGCTGCCATCAAAGTCATGGATGTCACAGAG gatgaagaggaggaaattAAACTGGAGATCAATATGCTTAAGAAGTACTCCCACCACAGAAACATAGCCACCTACTACGGTGCTTTCATTAAGAAGAGTCCCCCGGGACATGACGACCAGCTCTGG ctggTGATGGAGTTTTGTGGTGCTGGTTCGATCACAGACCTGGTGAAGAACACAAAGGGAAACCAGCTGAAGGAAGACTGGATTGCCTATATTTCCAGAGAGATTCTTAGA GGTTTGGCCCACTTACACGCCCACCATGTGATCCACCGTGACATCAAAGGCCAGAACGTCCTGCTGACTGAGAACGCCGAAGTGAAGCTGG TGGATTTCGGTGTGAGCGCCCAGCTGGATCGGACAGTCGGGAGGAGAAACACATTCATCGGGACTCCGTATTGGATGGCCCCGGAGGTCATCGCTTGCGACGAGAACCCAGATGCCACGTATGATTACCGG AGCGATCTGTGGTCCTGCGGCATCACCGCAATCGAGATGGCGGAGGGCGCGCCGc CGCTTTGCGACATGCACCCCATGCGAGCGCTCTTCCTCATCCCAAGAAACCCTCCTCCGAGGCTCAAATCCAAAAAATG GTCCAAGAAGTTTTTCAGCTTCATCGAGAGCTGTCTAGTGAAGAACTACACGCAGCGGCCTCCGACCGAGCAGCTGCTGAAGCATCCCTTCATCCGGGACCAGCCCAACGAGCGGCAGGTCAGGATCCAGCTCAAAGACCACATCGACCGCACcaagaagaagagaggagagaagg ATGAAACCGAATACGAGTACAGCGGcagtgaggatgaggaagaggatcCTCCAGAGCAGGAAGGAGAGCCGAG CTCTATCGTCAACGTGCCGGGAGAGTCGACTCTGCGGCGCGACTTCATCCGCCTGCAGCAGGAGAACAAGGAGCGGTCAGAGGCGCTCCGCCACCAGCAACTCctccaggagcagcagctccgTGAGCAGGAGGAGTACAAGCGCCAACTACTGGCTGAAAGACAGAAACGCATCGAACAACAGAAGGAGCAGAGACGGCGGCTAGAAGAG CAACAGAGACGGGAGCGGGAGATGAGGAGGCAACAGGAGCGTGAGCAGCGCCGGCGGGAGCAGGAGGAAAAGAGGCGAATGGAGGAGATGGATCGCCGGCgtaaagaggaggaagagcgcCGGCGAGccgaggaggagaagaggaggaacgACCGCGAACAG GAGTACATCCGGcgtcagctggaggaggagcagcggcaCCTGGAGAAACTGCAGGAGCAGCTGCTCCGAGAACAGGCCATGCTGCTG GCTGACGAGCGTTTCCGTAAAAACATTCAGGGCTCCCCTCAGTCCGCCCCTCCTTCCAAGCAGCCCCCTCTGCCTCCCCGCTCCTCTGAACCTTACTCCAACGGCGGCTCGGCTTCGGAGGCCTCCGCCATGCACCGACCCATGGAGCCTCAG GTCCAGTGGTCCCACCTGGCTGCTCTAAAGAGCAGCAACAGTGCGgccccctctcctcctccgccGGTGGTCTCTCGCTCCCAGTCCTTCAGCGAGTCTGGCGGCGTGAGCTCTAGCTTTGCACAGCTTCACCTGCGCTCCCAGGACCcacaccatcaccaccacccaTTGCCTGTACGCCCTGACCCCCAACCCCAACCTCCCCTCCACCACCCCCAGGCCCAGACCCGGCTCGAACGCCAGACCAGCGGCGAGGAGGTTCCTCCCAAG GTACCAGTGAGGACAACATCCAGGTCTCCTGTGTTGTCTCGCAGAGAGTCCCCGCTGCCGTCTCAGCCCAACCAGAGGAGCGTTGGCAG TAATGTGGAGCAGCGCCCCCTGTGGGACAGAGTGGAGAAGCTGCAGTCTCGGCCCGGCAGCGGCAGCTCCTCGGGCTCCAACGCCAGCTCCCAGGCCAGTCCGGGTGACCGCTTCAGGCCACGTTGTGAGTCGCCTG ctTCGTCTAAATCTGAAGGCTCGCCTCTGCAGCGTCCGGAAAACAtcccaaaaaaacaagaagagaaGAACTCCTCCAGGCCCACTCGACCAGCT GACCTGACCGCTCTGGCCAAGGAGCTGCGTGCGGTGGACGACGTGCGGCCTCCTCACAAGGTGACCGACTACTCCTCATCGAGCGACGACTCCGGCACCACGgacgaggaggacgaggaggaggtgGACCAGGAGGCCGGAGAGGAGTCCACCTCAGGAGCCGAGGACTCCAGGACGGG GAGGCTGAGCAACGGAGAGACAGATTCAGCTAAGACCATGCTGGTGGAAGACCTGGAGAGCGAACAAGCCACCACCCCCTCCAAAGACGGCACCCTGGTCATCAGACAG AGCACAGCTGACACAAAGCGGTTGGTCagtctctcatcttcctcctcttcctcgcccGGCTCTGGCCCCAGTCAGGGCTTCCCGGAGAAAAACGGCTTCCCGGGCCGCATTCACCACCTGCCCGACCTTATCCAGCAGAGCCATCACTCCCCTTCCTCTTCTGCAGCCATCCTTTCCTCCATCTCCATGTCCATGTCTCCCtgctcctcgtcctcctcctcttcctccttccagTCATCCTCTAGCCAGGCCAGTCCTGGAATGTGCTCACAGATTCCCCTGGACGAGCTCACTGCCATCGAG TCCCAGTCAGAGAACAACTCCATGTCCAAACACAAGTCCTCTTCATCGTTCACACCCTTCATTGACCCTCGTCTTCTTCAGATCTCTCCATCCAGCGGCAGCTCCCTTAACAACATGG CTGGATTTGGTCAAGAAGGTCGGCTCGCTGACCCACTGAGGTCTGACCCGTCCCGTAAAGGATCGGTGGTCAACGTCAACCCCGTCAACACGCGCCCACCGAGCGACACTCCAGAGATCCGCAAGTACAAGAAGAGGTTCAACTCTGAGATCCTGTGTGCAGCACTCTGGG GAGTGAACCTGCTGGTCGGGACAGAGAGCGGGCTGATGCTCCTGGACCGAAGCGGTCAGGGGAAAGTCTACCCGCTGATAAACCGGCGTCGCATCCAACAGATGGACGTCTTGGAGGGACTCAACGTTCTGGTCACCATATCGG GTAAAAAGAACAAGCTGCGAGTTTACTACCTGTCGTGGCTCAGGAACAAGATTTTGCACAACGACCCTGAAGTGGAGAAGAAGCAGGGCTGGGTGAACGTGGGCGACCTCGAGGGCTGCGTCCACTACAAAGTCG TGAAATACGAGAGGATTAAGTTTTTGGTGTTGGCCTTGAAGAACTCTGTGGAAGTGTACGCCTGGGCTCCCAAACCCTACCATAAATTCATGGCATTCAAA TCTTTCGGAGACCTCGTGCACAAGCCTCTGCTGGTTGACTTGACCGTGGAGGAGGGccagaggttaaaggtcatctACGGCTCCTGCTCAGGCTTCCATGCCGTCGACGTGGATTCCGGCGCCGTCTACGACATCTACCTGCCCACACAT ATCCAGACCAACATTCAGTGCCACGCCATCATCATCCTCCCCAACACGGACGGCATCGAGCTGCTGGTGTGCTACGAGGACGAGGGCGTCTACGTGAACACCTACGGGCGCATAACCAAGGACGTGGTGCTGCAGTGGGGAGAAATGCCGACGTCAGTGG CCTACATTAGGTCAAACCAGATAATGGGCTGGGGGGAGAAGGCCATCGAGATCCGCTCAGTGGAGACGGGGCACCTGGACGGCGTCTTTATGCACAAAAGAGCCCAGAGACTTAAATTTCTTTGCGAGAGGAATGACAAG gtcttTTTCGCCTCTGTGCGTCAAGGCGGCGCCAGCCAGGTGTACTTTATGACCCTGGGACGCTCCTCCCTTATGAGCTGGTAG
- the LOC103475444 gene encoding mitogen-activated protein kinase kinase kinase kinase 4 isoform X8, with protein MANDSPAKSLVDIDLASLRDPAGIFELVEVVGNGTYGQVYKGRHVKTGQLAAIKVMDVTEDEEEEIKLEINMLKKYSHHRNIATYYGAFIKKSPPGHDDQLWLVMEFCGAGSITDLVKNTKGNQLKEDWIAYISREILRGLAHLHAHHVIHRDIKGQNVLLTENAEVKLVDFGVSAQLDRTVGRRNTFIGTPYWMAPEVIACDENPDATYDYRSDLWSCGITAIEMAEGAPPLCDMHPMRALFLIPRNPPPRLKSKKWSKKFFSFIESCLVKNYTQRPPTEQLLKHPFIRDQPNERQVRIQLKDHIDRTKKKRGEKDETEYEYSGSEDEEEDPPEQEGEPSSIVNVPGESTLRRDFIRLQQENKERSEALRHQQLLQEQQLREQEEYKRQLLAERQKRIEQQKEQRRRLEEQQRREREMRRQQEREQRRREQEEKRRMEEMDRRRKEEEERRRAEEEKRRNDREQEYIRRQLEEEQRHLEKLQEQLLREQAMLLADERFRKNIQGSPQSAPPSKQPPLPPRSSEPYSNGGSASEASAMHRPMEPQVQWSHLAALKSSNSAAPSPPPPVVSRSQSFSESGGVSSSFAQLHLRSQDPHHHHHPLPVRPDPQPQPPLHHPQAQTRLERQTSGEEVPPKVPVRTTSRSPVLSRRESPLPSQPNQRSVGSNVEQRPLWDRVEKLQSRPGSGSSSGSNASSQASPGDRFRPRCESPASSKSEGSPLQRPENIPKKQEEKNSSRPTRPAGDMDLTALAKELRAVDDVRPPHKVTDYSSSSDDSGTTDEEDEEEVDQEAGEESTSGAEDSRTGRLSNGETDSAKTMLVEDLESEQATTPSKDGTLVIRQSQSENNSMSKHKSSSSFTPFIDPRLLQISPSSGSSLNNMAGFGQEGRLADPLRSDPSRKGSVVNVNPVNTRPPSDTPEIRKYKKRFNSEILCAALWGVNLLVGTESGLMLLDRSGQGKVYPLINRRRIQQMDVLEGLNVLVTISGKKNKLRVYYLSWLRNKILHNDPEVEKKQGWVNVGDLEGCVHYKVVKYERIKFLVLALKNSVEVYAWAPKPYHKFMAFKSFGDLVHKPLLVDLTVEEGQRLKVIYGSCSGFHAVDVDSGAVYDIYLPTHIQTNIQCHAIIILPNTDGIELLVCYEDEGVYVNTYGRITKDVVLQWGEMPTSVAYIRSNQIMGWGEKAIEIRSVETGHLDGVFMHKRAQRLKFLCERNDKVFFASVRQGGASQVYFMTLGRSSLMSW; from the exons GGACGACATGTCAAGACTGGACAGCTGGCTGCCATCAAAGTCATGGATGTCACAGAG gatgaagaggaggaaattAAACTGGAGATCAATATGCTTAAGAAGTACTCCCACCACAGAAACATAGCCACCTACTACGGTGCTTTCATTAAGAAGAGTCCCCCGGGACATGACGACCAGCTCTGG ctggTGATGGAGTTTTGTGGTGCTGGTTCGATCACAGACCTGGTGAAGAACACAAAGGGAAACCAGCTGAAGGAAGACTGGATTGCCTATATTTCCAGAGAGATTCTTAGA GGTTTGGCCCACTTACACGCCCACCATGTGATCCACCGTGACATCAAAGGCCAGAACGTCCTGCTGACTGAGAACGCCGAAGTGAAGCTGG TGGATTTCGGTGTGAGCGCCCAGCTGGATCGGACAGTCGGGAGGAGAAACACATTCATCGGGACTCCGTATTGGATGGCCCCGGAGGTCATCGCTTGCGACGAGAACCCAGATGCCACGTATGATTACCGG AGCGATCTGTGGTCCTGCGGCATCACCGCAATCGAGATGGCGGAGGGCGCGCCGc CGCTTTGCGACATGCACCCCATGCGAGCGCTCTTCCTCATCCCAAGAAACCCTCCTCCGAGGCTCAAATCCAAAAAATG GTCCAAGAAGTTTTTCAGCTTCATCGAGAGCTGTCTAGTGAAGAACTACACGCAGCGGCCTCCGACCGAGCAGCTGCTGAAGCATCCCTTCATCCGGGACCAGCCCAACGAGCGGCAGGTCAGGATCCAGCTCAAAGACCACATCGACCGCACcaagaagaagagaggagagaagg ATGAAACCGAATACGAGTACAGCGGcagtgaggatgaggaagaggatcCTCCAGAGCAGGAAGGAGAGCCGAG CTCTATCGTCAACGTGCCGGGAGAGTCGACTCTGCGGCGCGACTTCATCCGCCTGCAGCAGGAGAACAAGGAGCGGTCAGAGGCGCTCCGCCACCAGCAACTCctccaggagcagcagctccgTGAGCAGGAGGAGTACAAGCGCCAACTACTGGCTGAAAGACAGAAACGCATCGAACAACAGAAGGAGCAGAGACGGCGGCTAGAAGAG CAACAGAGACGGGAGCGGGAGATGAGGAGGCAACAGGAGCGTGAGCAGCGCCGGCGGGAGCAGGAGGAAAAGAGGCGAATGGAGGAGATGGATCGCCGGCgtaaagaggaggaagagcgcCGGCGAGccgaggaggagaagaggaggaacgACCGCGAACAG GAGTACATCCGGcgtcagctggaggaggagcagcggcaCCTGGAGAAACTGCAGGAGCAGCTGCTCCGAGAACAGGCCATGCTGCTG GCTGACGAGCGTTTCCGTAAAAACATTCAGGGCTCCCCTCAGTCCGCCCCTCCTTCCAAGCAGCCCCCTCTGCCTCCCCGCTCCTCTGAACCTTACTCCAACGGCGGCTCGGCTTCGGAGGCCTCCGCCATGCACCGACCCATGGAGCCTCAG GTCCAGTGGTCCCACCTGGCTGCTCTAAAGAGCAGCAACAGTGCGgccccctctcctcctccgccGGTGGTCTCTCGCTCCCAGTCCTTCAGCGAGTCTGGCGGCGTGAGCTCTAGCTTTGCACAGCTTCACCTGCGCTCCCAGGACCcacaccatcaccaccacccaTTGCCTGTACGCCCTGACCCCCAACCCCAACCTCCCCTCCACCACCCCCAGGCCCAGACCCGGCTCGAACGCCAGACCAGCGGCGAGGAGGTTCCTCCCAAG GTACCAGTGAGGACAACATCCAGGTCTCCTGTGTTGTCTCGCAGAGAGTCCCCGCTGCCGTCTCAGCCCAACCAGAGGAGCGTTGGCAG TAATGTGGAGCAGCGCCCCCTGTGGGACAGAGTGGAGAAGCTGCAGTCTCGGCCCGGCAGCGGCAGCTCCTCGGGCTCCAACGCCAGCTCCCAGGCCAGTCCGGGTGACCGCTTCAGGCCACGTTGTGAGTCGCCTG ctTCGTCTAAATCTGAAGGCTCGCCTCTGCAGCGTCCGGAAAACAtcccaaaaaaacaagaagagaaGAACTCCTCCAGGCCCACTCGACCAGCT GGTGACATG GACCTGACCGCTCTGGCCAAGGAGCTGCGTGCGGTGGACGACGTGCGGCCTCCTCACAAGGTGACCGACTACTCCTCATCGAGCGACGACTCCGGCACCACGgacgaggaggacgaggaggaggtgGACCAGGAGGCCGGAGAGGAGTCCACCTCAGGAGCCGAGGACTCCAGGACGGG GAGGCTGAGCAACGGAGAGACAGATTCAGCTAAGACCATGCTGGTGGAAGACCTGGAGAGCGAACAAGCCACCACCCCCTCCAAAGACGGCACCCTGGTCATCAGACAG TCCCAGTCAGAGAACAACTCCATGTCCAAACACAAGTCCTCTTCATCGTTCACACCCTTCATTGACCCTCGTCTTCTTCAGATCTCTCCATCCAGCGGCAGCTCCCTTAACAACATGG CTGGATTTGGTCAAGAAGGTCGGCTCGCTGACCCACTGAGGTCTGACCCGTCCCGTAAAGGATCGGTGGTCAACGTCAACCCCGTCAACACGCGCCCACCGAGCGACACTCCAGAGATCCGCAAGTACAAGAAGAGGTTCAACTCTGAGATCCTGTGTGCAGCACTCTGGG GAGTGAACCTGCTGGTCGGGACAGAGAGCGGGCTGATGCTCCTGGACCGAAGCGGTCAGGGGAAAGTCTACCCGCTGATAAACCGGCGTCGCATCCAACAGATGGACGTCTTGGAGGGACTCAACGTTCTGGTCACCATATCGG GTAAAAAGAACAAGCTGCGAGTTTACTACCTGTCGTGGCTCAGGAACAAGATTTTGCACAACGACCCTGAAGTGGAGAAGAAGCAGGGCTGGGTGAACGTGGGCGACCTCGAGGGCTGCGTCCACTACAAAGTCG TGAAATACGAGAGGATTAAGTTTTTGGTGTTGGCCTTGAAGAACTCTGTGGAAGTGTACGCCTGGGCTCCCAAACCCTACCATAAATTCATGGCATTCAAA TCTTTCGGAGACCTCGTGCACAAGCCTCTGCTGGTTGACTTGACCGTGGAGGAGGGccagaggttaaaggtcatctACGGCTCCTGCTCAGGCTTCCATGCCGTCGACGTGGATTCCGGCGCCGTCTACGACATCTACCTGCCCACACAT ATCCAGACCAACATTCAGTGCCACGCCATCATCATCCTCCCCAACACGGACGGCATCGAGCTGCTGGTGTGCTACGAGGACGAGGGCGTCTACGTGAACACCTACGGGCGCATAACCAAGGACGTGGTGCTGCAGTGGGGAGAAATGCCGACGTCAGTGG CCTACATTAGGTCAAACCAGATAATGGGCTGGGGGGAGAAGGCCATCGAGATCCGCTCAGTGGAGACGGGGCACCTGGACGGCGTCTTTATGCACAAAAGAGCCCAGAGACTTAAATTTCTTTGCGAGAGGAATGACAAG gtcttTTTCGCCTCTGTGCGTCAAGGCGGCGCCAGCCAGGTGTACTTTATGACCCTGGGACGCTCCTCCCTTATGAGCTGGTAG